In Streptococcus gallolyticus subsp. gallolyticus DSM 16831, the sequence TAAACTTTTCAATATTCAGATAATTCTGAATTGTGTAAACCTAATTTTACAACTTGCCTATCAGAAAGTCAACCTTATTTTAGGAAAAAGTTTGAAAAAAATGAACATTAAAAATCCCCGCTTTTCAAAGCGAGGAAAATCATAAATTTACAGCTTAGTTAAATAGATTTTTAAAGAAATTAACAATTGCTTGCCAAATGTTCGCTAGGAAGCCTTTACTTGATTCCAAAGCGTCTGTGGCATCAAAATTAAGATTAATTCCTTTAAATGTTGAGCTTGCATTTGAAACAATGCTATCTTTCAAAGAGGCAAGTGTTGATTTAAAACTACTGCTATCAATGATACTTGATTTTGAAAGGTTAAAAGCAAAGTTAACAATCAAGGTAATTTGGTCACTTGACAAAACATCTTTTAGCTCATAATTATCAAGGGTTTCTTCAACGATTTTACGAACATCTTCTTTTGAAACGCCATCACCAGCATCTGCAACGGCTGATTTAATGTCGGTTAAGGCAACGTTTAACTTGTCAGCATCATAACCGTCTGTTCCTTGATTCTCAGAGTTGATAGTCGATAGAGCTTCTAACTCTTCTTGAGCTAATTCTTTACTTTCATCAGAAACATCAGCACCATTTTCTTCTAAAGAATAATAAATCCCAGCTAACGCTGACTCACCTGTAACAGCGATTGGTGAAGCTACTGTAATAGCTGCATGCTCAATACCTAGTGTAACAGCTGCATTTCGATACATATCTTCGGTAACTTTTGTAATATTCTCTGGTGTGACAATATTAACTGTCAAAGTCTCTGAAGAACCTAATTTTTGAATTTTAACAGATGAATACAATTGCAAGCTAGAATCGTCTGCGACGTTCATAATATTAGCATAGGCACTTGTTGTAATAGTCTTAACGCTTGTATCCGTTGAACTGTCATAACCTAACAAAGCCAACGTTTGTGTGCGCTGGTCGTCTGACAAAGAGTATCCTAAAACATAGTCAGGTTGAACATAAGTTTCATCAATGACATCCTGAACAGAGTTACTTGACGCTTGGACGCTATTAACAGTGACAATAGATAAAACTGCTAAAGCACAAGCCATCAATGTCTTTTTAAATTTCATCTTAATCATTTTCCTTTCTCTTAGAGACCTTATTATACCATTTATTGAGAATTCAGTCTGAAAAAAACTGTTTTATCTCCTGCTAAACTACTCATGTAATTCTAGTGGCAGACCATCTGGGTCGAAAAAGAAAGTCATTTTTTCACCTGTATAATCATCATAGCGCACAGGCTGAACATAAATTCCCATGCTTTCCAATTCAGCTTTGTAAGCATCAACATCATTGACGTAAAAAGCCAAATGACGTAGCCCACAAGCCTCCATATGATACTCAGGTTGCCCAACACGTTTTGGCGGTGCAACATAATCTGGATCGCTGAGCTTATTTCCGAAAATCTCTAATTCAATCGTTCCACATTTTAAATCAAGTTTGTAATCGTGGCGCTCTGGTCTATGATTTTCACGAATAATTTCAAAACCTAATTTATTGACGTAAAAATCACGTGATTTTTCATAGTCAGAAACAATGAGTGCGACATGGTGAACTGCATTTAATTTCATTATTTTCTCCTTTCTCCTTAACAAGAAATAAAAGCTGGGGTTGTCCCAGCTTTTACCTTAAAATGTCATTTGATTATAGGAATACTCAAATGCTTCAAGAATATCATCTGATGCCTCGTTATAAGCTACGGAAGATTCAAGATTTCCTTTAACGACAATACGTTCAGTTGCGTCTTGGTCCATGCAGGTAACAAGTGTCACTTGAGATTGTCCAGGAGTATCATTGATAACATCTGAGCGATCTGGGGTAACTGATTCAATCTCTGTAATTACATAAGTGTAAATAGTTGATTTATCTGTTAAATAAATTTTCATTCCCACTTTTGCGTTTTCTAGAGGAGAAAAAAGCATTTTGGAAGAACCAACCAAACCAAACACGTGATGACTAGCTAGAGCATAGTTATTTTCACCACCCATGACTTGGTTTTCTTTCATTGTTCCAGCTCCATAGGATAATTCTGTATTTCCTAGTCCTTTAAAAATTGGCAAATTAATACCAACATCTGGCACTGCTATGCCACCAATAACGGGCAGATTAGCACTATTTGCCTGAGCTTTTAAAACAGATTGAATGGAAACAGGTTCTACTGATGAAAAATCATAAGTAACATCAGCACTCTCATTTTCCTTGATTTTCTTTTTAGAAACTTTAGTAATTTGATAATGATTCGACTCTTGACCAATCAAAAAATTACAAATAGATTTGTGAAAAATCAAAGCTATGCCAACAATCAATAAAAGCAAACATAAAAACAATCTAAGAGTATTCCAAAACCGATGTGTCTTTTTCTCTTTTTTTACCATACTACTCTAGGTCTTCTCCAGTTTTTTCTTCCTCTTCTTCTGGTTCAACGAGTGCAAACGTCATAATTTTAGCATCTTGGTCAAGTCTCATGATTTTAACACCTAGTGTGGCACGACCTGTTTGTGAGATGCTAGCAACATTTGTACGAATAATAACCCCTGTGTCAGTAATAACCATAATATCTTCGTCCCCATTAACGGTTGCTAACCCCGCTAACTGACCATTCTTTTCCGTAATATTTGCAGTCTTAATACCTTTACCGCCACGACCTTTAGTTGGGTATTCTGAAGCCAATGTACGTTTTCCGTAACCTTTTTCAGTGATAACAAGCACTTCTTGGTCATCTGAAATGCGTGAAGCTCCGACCACTTCATCACCTTCACGAAGATTGACACCACGGACCCCCGTTGCAGAACGGCTCATGCTACGAACGGCAGACTCATTGAAACGAACGCTGTAACCAGTTTTAGTACCGATAATAATATCGTCGTTACCATTTGTTCTGATAACGTTGATTAATTCATCACCATCTTTAAGATTAAGGGCTTTTAGTCCGTTTTGACGAATATTGCTAAATTCAGATTCTTTGGTACGTTTAACAACTCCTTGACGCGTAACGAAGAAAAGATAACTTTCGTTGTCATCGTGTCCAGATTGACTAATGATTGTCTGAACAATTTCGCCTTCATCTAATTTCAAAAGGTTAACAATTGGTAATCCTTTGGCTGTACGTCCATATTCTGGAATTTCGTAACCTTTCAAGCGATAAACACGACCTTTGTTTGTCATAAAGTAAACATGGTCATGAGTGCTTGTTGATACCAATTCACGAACAAAGTCATCATCATTAACACCAGTACCTTGGACACCACGTCCACCACGTTTTTGGGCACGGAATTCATCTTGCGCTAAACGTTTAATATACCCTTTATTTGAAAGAGTGATAAGAACATCTTCCTCTTCAATCAAGTCTTCATCTTCAAGAGAAAGAACTTCCCCAACCATCAATTCTGTACGACGTGGGTCAGCATATTTACGCTTGATGTCATCCATTTCTTCTTTGATGATTGCGACAACACGTTCTGGTTTTGCCAAAATATCAGCTAAATCAGCAATCAAAGCAAGTAAATCATCGTATTCGGCTTGGATTTTTTCACGTTCCAAACCTGTCAAACGACGAAGACGCATATCAAGGATAGCTTGACTTTGACGTTCAGACAAATCAAAACGGCTCATCAATTCGCCTTGGGCAATCACATCTGTTTCACTGTTTCGGATAATGCTGATAACCTCATCAAGGTGGTCAAGTGCAACTAGCAAACCTTCTAAGATGTGAGCGCGTTTTTCAGCCTTAGCTTTATCAAATTCTGTACGACGAACAATAACTTCTTTTTGGTGTTCAATATAATCAACGATGATTTGTTTCAAAGAAAGAATCTTTGGCACACCATTTTCAATAGCAAGCATATTAAAGCTAAAGTTTGTCTGCAAACTAGTTAATTTGAACAAGTTATTTAAGATAACATTTGCTGAAGCATCACGGCGTACTTCAATGATGAAACGAATACCTTCACGGCTTGATTCATCACGAACAGCTGTAATTCCTTCAATACGTTTTTCTTGCGCTAAGCGGACAATGTGTTCGTGCACTTTTGTCTTGTTAACACCGTATGGGAATTCTGTGACAACGATACGTTCGCGTCCACTCTTAGTTGTTTCAATTTCAGTACGAGAACGTAAAACGATTGAGCCTTTACCTGTTTCGTAAGCTTTACGAATACCAGATTTACCCATAACAAGTGCACCTGTTGGAAAGTCAGGACCAGGCAAGACTTCCATTAATTCACGTGTTGTTACGTCAGGATTGTCCATAACCAGCTTGACAGCGTCAATAGACTCTCCTAAGTTGTGCGGTGGGATATTTGTCGCCATACCAACGGCAATCCCTGTAGCACCGTTAACAAGCAAGTTTGGAAAACGTGACGGCAAAACAAGCGGCTCACGCTCACTACCATCGTAGTTATCTTGGAAGTCAACAGTATTTTTGTTAATATCACGAAGCATTTCAAGAGCAATTTTGCTCATGCGTGCTTCTGTATAACGCTGAGCGGCAGCACCGTCACCATCCATAGAACCGAAGTTCCCATGTCCATCAACGAGCATATGACGATAGCTCCACCATTGTGCCATACGAACCATGGCTTCATAAATAGACGAATCACCATGTGGGTGATATTTACCCATAACATCCCCAGTGATACGCGCAGATTTCTTATGAGGTTTGTCTGGTGTCACACCGAGCTCATTCATTCCATATAAAATACGACGATGAACTGGTTTTAATCCATCGCGTACATCAGGAAGCGCACGAGCAACAATAACAGACATGGCGTAATCAATAAAGCTTGTCTTCATTTCTGAAGTCAAATTTACGTCAATTAAATTCTTATCCTGCATTAAGGAAAAACACTCCTTTTCTAGTGTAAAACTCTACTATATTATACCACATTTTTGGCAAAAATAGCGCTTTTTCGCCAGAATCACTAGCTTTCTTCTTTTTTTCAAAGTTTTTACAATTTAGTTCGTGACATATCTCACTTAACGTGTTAAAATATTATCGTATGGGCGAGAGCCCCTAAAAAAATTAAGGAGATGTTTAGATAAATGACTGCAACTA encodes:
- a CDS encoding DUF1002 domain-containing protein, with translation MKFKKTLMACALAVLSIVTVNSVQASSNSVQDVIDETYVQPDYVLGYSLSDDQRTQTLALLGYDSSTDTSVKTITTSAYANIMNVADDSSLQLYSSVKIQKLGSSETLTVNIVTPENITKVTEDMYRNAAVTLGIEHAAITVASPIAVTGESALAGIYYSLEENGADVSDESKELAQEELEALSTINSENQGTDGYDADKLNVALTDIKSAVADAGDGVSKEDVRKIVEETLDNYELKDVLSSDQITLIVNFAFNLSKSSIIDSSSFKSTLASLKDSIVSNASSTFKGINLNFDATDALESSKGFLANIWQAIVNFFKNLFN
- a CDS encoding VOC family protein → MKLNAVHHVALIVSDYEKSRDFYVNKLGFEIIRENHRPERHDYKLDLKCGTIELEIFGNKLSDPDYVAPPKRVGQPEYHMEACGLRHLAFYVNDVDAYKAELESMGIYVQPVRYDDYTGEKMTFFFDPDGLPLELHE
- a CDS encoding class A sortase, giving the protein MVKKEKKTHRFWNTLRLFLCLLLLIVGIALIFHKSICNFLIGQESNHYQITKVSKKKIKENESADVTYDFSSVEPVSIQSVLKAQANSANLPVIGGIAVPDVGINLPIFKGLGNTELSYGAGTMKENQVMGGENNYALASHHVFGLVGSSKMLFSPLENAKVGMKIYLTDKSTIYTYVITEIESVTPDRSDVINDTPGQSQVTLVTCMDQDATERIVVKGNLESSVAYNEASDDILEAFEYSYNQMTF
- the gyrA gene encoding DNA gyrase subunit A, which gives rise to MQDKNLIDVNLTSEMKTSFIDYAMSVIVARALPDVRDGLKPVHRRILYGMNELGVTPDKPHKKSARITGDVMGKYHPHGDSSIYEAMVRMAQWWSYRHMLVDGHGNFGSMDGDGAAAQRYTEARMSKIALEMLRDINKNTVDFQDNYDGSEREPLVLPSRFPNLLVNGATGIAVGMATNIPPHNLGESIDAVKLVMDNPDVTTRELMEVLPGPDFPTGALVMGKSGIRKAYETGKGSIVLRSRTEIETTKSGRERIVVTEFPYGVNKTKVHEHIVRLAQEKRIEGITAVRDESSREGIRFIIEVRRDASANVILNNLFKLTSLQTNFSFNMLAIENGVPKILSLKQIIVDYIEHQKEVIVRRTEFDKAKAEKRAHILEGLLVALDHLDEVISIIRNSETDVIAQGELMSRFDLSERQSQAILDMRLRRLTGLEREKIQAEYDDLLALIADLADILAKPERVVAIIKEEMDDIKRKYADPRRTELMVGEVLSLEDEDLIEEEDVLITLSNKGYIKRLAQDEFRAQKRGGRGVQGTGVNDDDFVRELVSTSTHDHVYFMTNKGRVYRLKGYEIPEYGRTAKGLPIVNLLKLDEGEIVQTIISQSGHDDNESYLFFVTRQGVVKRTKESEFSNIRQNGLKALNLKDGDELINVIRTNGNDDIIIGTKTGYSVRFNESAVRSMSRSATGVRGVNLREGDEVVGASRISDDQEVLVITEKGYGKRTLASEYPTKGRGGKGIKTANITEKNGQLAGLATVNGDEDIMVITDTGVIIRTNVASISQTGRATLGVKIMRLDQDAKIMTFALVEPEEEEEKTGEDLE